In a genomic window of Wyeomyia smithii strain HCP4-BCI-WySm-NY-G18 chromosome 1, ASM2978416v1, whole genome shotgun sequence:
- the LOC129718038 gene encoding myb-like protein D: NNNNNNNNKNKNKNNNNNNNNNNNNNNNNNNNNNNNNNNNNNNNNNNNNNNNNNNNNNNNNNNNYNNNNNNNNNNNNNNNNNNNNNNTNNNNNNNNNNNNNNNNNNNNNNNNNNNNNNYNNNNNNNNNNNNNNNNNNNNNNNNNNNNNNKNNNNNNNNN; the protein is encoded by the coding sequence aataataataataataataataataaaaataaaaataaaaataataataataataataataataataataataataataataataataataataataataataataataataataataataataataataataataataataataataataataataataataataataataataataataataataataattataataataataataataataataataataataataataataataataataataataataataataatactaataataataataataataataataataataataataataataataataataataataataataataataataataataataacaataattataataataataataataataataataataataataataataataataataataataataataataataataataataataataataataataagaataataataataataataataataat